The Sporocytophaga myxococcoides DSM 11118 genome segment AAAAAGTGGAATAAAATCTTTCAGGATGGGTATAAAATTCTTCCCCAGACCATGGTTCGCCATTTCTTTTTTTATGATAGTCTGAAGATCTGAGCTGACAATAAACAGGATGAGGAAAATTTTTCGTCAGAAAATCGGACGAAGAAACTTTGGCAATTTTAAGCTCTTCCAAAATTTCAATCGCTCCGTTACTTACTCTCCCTCCACCTGTCAAAGCTATTTTAATTGGAGGCAAGTTTACTTTTTTGAGTTCTTGTTTTAACTCTGCATAATCATAACAGGCATAAGCTCTTTTCAAGTCATATAAACTGTACCTCTGACCATAGGTATAAAAAGCGTTATAAGTACCGACAATTCCTGCATACCTGCCAAAAGCAATTATTCTATTACCATTTTTATCAGTTAGTACCTCATAATCAATAAGCCTGATCCGCTTCTCAATGATCGTTTGTAATAATTTCTTATTATGAGGCTGTTTCTTTATAGTATGCGAGAAAAAGAAATATGTTTTATCGTGAAGCAAAAGTGGGATAGGCACTTCCTTCACCCCAAAAAGTATATGACAGCACGATAAATCTTCCTGAAGTGGAAACCCAAGAGCCTCATACTCGGAATCTTTTACACATCTTTCCGGGCTAGGCTGAATGAAAAATTTTACAAAAGGATATTTTTCACTTATTGCCCTGCATTGCTCTGGCAATAAGGGAACTCTTCTATCGGTTGGTATTCTGCCTTCTCTTAGAATTCCTATATTTATCGTTTTCATGCTTAAAATTTATATTTCCAAATCCTCATACGGACAAATTTTCCCTTGCTGTTTCCTAAACAGGTCTAAATATCTTAATTTGCAAGGAAATTAGAATCTGAATTCTCTCAATATTTTATGTACAACAACAAAAAAGTCGTGGTAGTGCTGCCGGCATATAATGCGGAACTTACATTAAAGAAAACTTTTGATGAGATACCTTTTGATATTGTGGATGAAGTTATTCTTGTAGATGACGCAAGTAAAGACCAGACTGCAAAAGTAGCCAGAGAAATAGGGATAAAACACGTGGTAGTTCATACTCAGAATAAGGGTTACGGTGGAAATCAAAAAACCTGCTACGATTCGGCCTTGAAACTTGGCGCTGACATTGTGATAATGCTACATCCTGACTATCAGTACACACCAAAGCTCATTCATGCTATGACAAGCATTATCGGTAACGATTTGTATCAGGTGGTCCTAGGCAGCAGAATTCTTGGGAAAGGTGCTCTTAAAGGAGGAATGCCAATGTATAAATATATTGCCAATAGATTCCTTACCTTGTCTCAGAATTTACTGATCAATCAGAAACTAAGTGAGTACCACACAGGATACAGAGCATTTTCGAAAACAGCACTCGAAGCTATTGCTTACCACAAAAACTCGGACGACTTTGTTTTTGACAATCAAATGCTTTCTCAAATTTTTATGGCAGGCTTTGAAATTGCAGAAGTAACCTGTCCAACAAAATACTTTGAGGAAGCGTCTTCAATCAATTTTAAAAGAAGCTCTATCTATGGATTAGGAGTATTGAAAGTTTCCCTGACTCACTTCTTCCATAAATTGGGAATTATAAAATCTCCCATATATTCAAAGTAAAGAACATTATTTGGGTAAACGGCGATAAAATAAAAAGCCGTTTTCCCCTCCTATTTTTTCTACTCCTGGAGTTTTTTCCAGATCTGCTTCACGTCCAACTTTAGTAATAAAATAAGCTGGCTTGTCTATATTGCCCGTTAATAAAGTATTCAAATCAACCGGTTTACCATTGTTATACCCTGGTTTTCTTTGGGAATAGAAATACTGAGCATAGCTCTTATATCCTACTACTTCGACATACACATCCTTTCCTTGCAGACTTTCAAAAAATTCAATAGCCGCTGCCTGAGAGTACTTTTCAACTTTAGGTACTATCAATGCCATGGCCAATTCTATCACAACCATGGTTGAACAACAGATCAGTATTGCGGCACTGGTAACTTTATTCCTTGTAATTAGTACAAGCGCCACAATTACTGCTATCAGATAAAAGACTCCGGCAAGAGATTCAAGTCCGGACCAATGAACAACAGCATCCATGTTAGCTCTGGCAAAGCGATCAGGAAATAATTTATCCAGAGGTAATTTATCCTTATACTTATAAAACAAGGGTAGCAGAATCAAAGCCAGGCTTACAGTAATACCAATGACACCAAAACTTATATTAAAATACTTTTTCAAGCGTAGCTTTTTAGTATCTATTTTATACAGCGCATAAGCAGCTAAGAAAGTAATAGGGAAATAACAAAAAGAAGAATAGTGTACTATTTTGGTCTTTACTATGGAAAACAAAATCAATACAACTAAAAGAGAAATGGTTATCCATAACTTCAAATCCTTTTGCCTGTGCGTATCAGTATAAACTTTACCAAATGACTTATAGACAAATAAAGACGCAGGGAAACAACCTAACAACAGTATTATAAAATGGTAGTAAAAAGGACCACCATGACCAGCATCCTGAGTTTTGAACAAACGAATCTGGTAGACTATAAACTCCTCGAGAAACCATAAACCATTTTTAGCTATTTCCAAACCAAACCAGAGGAAAGCAACCAGTCCAGCAGTGAAGAAAAACACAGCAATTTCCGTGAACTTGAAAACTCCAAGCTTTCTCCTCACTACCATAAAGGATATCGAAGCCAGAAGTGCTATCAGCATTGCTACCGGACCTTTGGTTAATACACCCAGTCCGATAAAAATTCCAGCTAATAAAATTTCCACACTCCTTTTTCTTGACTTCTGATAATCTTCGGAAGCTACTAAGCTGAGAAAGTAAATTCCCAGAAATATGCAGAGGTTAAATAATGGATCAATAATTCCTGACTTAAAATAAAAATGCGGCAAAAACGATCCTGCATAAAACATTACCCAGAATAAGCCAAATTTTAAATCGAACTCTTTTGATCCGATTTTGAAAATTGCCAGGAGTGTGATAATTCCAATGATGGCATTTGGAAAACGCGCTGCAAATTCATTGAACCCAAACAAATGCATACTTGCTGCCTGCAACCAGAAGAATAAGGGAGGTTTTTCCCAAAAGGGCTGGTAGTTAATCTGAACGCGAAAATAATCACCGCTCGTGATCATTTCCCTAGAAGACTCTGCAAAGTTTATTTCATCCCAATCAAATAAATGTACACTTCCAAGAAATGGTAAAAATAAAACTGCCCCTGCCAGAGCAATTATAAAGTAATAGGGCAGATAACGCAGATACATAGATCTAGGAGTTTAGCTTATAGATAGGTTTATTGGCAAAAGGCTTATTTTTAAGATTGCTGTGGTTTTCAAAATAATAAATAACTAAAGCAGAGATTAATACACCAATAGCAGCGCCAAAGTACGTATCAATAAAGAAATGCTGCATCATATAAATCCTTGAAAGCGTTACCATAAATGCCATGATAAAACAAAATACCTGGATGAATTTATTCTTAGCAAAATAAGCTAATACCATGAATAAGGTAAACGCTCCGGATGAGTGGCCGGAAGGAAAGCTATGCAGAGAATATATTTCTATATTTTCTATATAATATAAATCAGGAACATCCTTCAGATAAGCTTTTGGCCTTAATACATCACTGAAAATCGTACGCTTTAGGCTTTGAACGATAATAGTACTGACTATTAATGAAATACTAGCAACTATTCCAAAATAAATTTTCCTAAAGAAAAGAATTATAATAATGCAGACTGGAAGAATTCCCTCACCGAACATCGTTATTATCTGAAAGAATTCGTCAAGGAATGGGGTATGAAACTGATTTACGAAAATCTCGATAGGCCCTTTAAAAAAAAGAAATAAGAGAACAGCTCCTGTTATTAAATACAGTAGAAACAGGAAAAAGAAATATCCCGTATTTTTCAATACGTTTAACAAAGCGCTGCTCTCAAGATAAAAAGTAAACTAATTTATTCTATATAATGAATGATTACTCCTCATCACTTTCCTCTTCTTCTAAACCATCTTCCTCTGTAATAGGATGACCTTTCTTTAAATCTTCCCTTCCTCTGAGTTTTTTATCATCAACATTCTTATCAAGGAAGTCATTAACCTTATCCAGATCAAAACTGGAAACAATTTCTCCAAACGTATTTACTCTGATGTCAAAACCATCAAGTTCTTTATTCACTTTTGGTTTTTCCCTTTTAGCTGCTTTTCTTTTAGCCATAGCTTTAAGCTTTTACATGTTCGCTGAGAACCTGCAAAGCTGAATCTATACGACTAACTGTCTCTTTAGCTCCTAATACTTCTATAATCTGCATCAGGTCAGGACCGGAACCCGCTCCTGTAATAGCTAATCTTAGTGCCTGTAGCATTTTGCCAATCTTGACTCCGTTTTTCTCAAGTACCTGGTTGAGCAAATCTTTTGCACGATCAGCACTTACTTCAGACTCTTTTTTCAGTTCGTCCTTAAACTCAACAATGATGTTCACAGCCTCGTTGGTCCACTTAGAATTAACAACTGCCGTGTCATAATGTTCAGGCTTGCTGAAGAAGAAACGACCCTCTTCCCAGAAGTCTTTAGGGAAGGTTACACGCTCTTTTAACAACTCAATAATCTTAGAAATTTTGGAAGCGTCAAACTTTATTCCCTTTGCATTTAATTGTTCTGTAAGATAGCCAGACAATTCATCAGAAGTTTTTGCCTTAAGATATTGTTGATTGAACCATTTCGCTTTATTGATATCGAATTTGGTTCCAGACTTACCGATTCTTTCCGGGCTAAAAGCCTGTATCAATTCATCCATGGTAAACAACTCCTGTTGCGTACCAGGGTTCCAGCCTAATAAAGCAAGAAAATTAACTACTGCCTCTGGTAAATAACCTTCCTCTCTGAAACCTATAATTTTTTCAGTTTTCCCATCTTCAGGATTTGCAAACTCCCAGTTTAGAGGGAATATTGGAAAACCATGTTTTTCTGCATCTCTTTTGCTAAGCTTTCCATTACCATCTGGTTTTAACAAAAGTGGAAGGTGTGCAAACTGTGGCATAGTTGCCTCCCAGCCAAGGAACTTATATAAAAGCACGTGAATTGGGGCGCTTGGCAACCATTCTTCACCACGAATTACATGGGTAATACCCATTAAATGGTCGTCTACGATATTGGCCAAGTGGTAAGTAGGCATGCCATCCGACTTCATAAGAACCTTATCATCAAGAGAAGATGAGTGGACCATTACCCAGCCCCTGATCATGTCATTAAGACGAACTTCCTCTTTTCTGGGAACTTTTAAACGAATAACATAAGGATCTCCGGAAGCCAATCTCTTCTTCACCTCATCTTCAGGAAGAGTCAGCGAATTTTTCATTGTGGCTCTGGTAATGGCATTATACTGAGGAGAAGCAACTTTCGCTGCTTTCAACCTTTCACGCATAGCATCCAGCTCTTCCGACGTATCAAATGCGTAGTATGCATTGCCTTCTTCCACAAGCTTCAACGCATACTGCATGTACATAGCCTTTCTTTCCGACTGACGATATGGTCCATTAGGGCCTCCCTCTCTGATACCTTCATCAAGCTTGATTCCAATCCAATCCAATGCCTGCAGAATATACTCTTCTGCACCCGGCACAAAGCGATTTTGGTCAGTATCTTCTATTCTGAGCAACATTTTCCCATTATTCTTTTTAGCAAAAAGATAATTGTATAATGCTGTTCTGACACCACCAATATGCAGTGCTCCGGTTGGGCTTGGAGCAAATCTCACCCTGACTTCTCTTTCCATAATCCTATATCGTCTTCGGTACTATTTTAACAAGTAAATTAAATTTAAGATTTCTCTTACTATTCTGCTACAGCAATGCAGGAAATCTCAACATTAGCATCTTTTGGCAATCGGCTCACTTCAACAGTTTCTCTTGCCGGAGGCTCTGAAGTAAAATATTCTCCGTAAACCTGGTTAACAGCTACGAAATTATTCAAATCCTTTACGAAGATGGTGCTTTTAACAACGTTGGAGTAATTCAGTCCTGCAGCCTTTAAAATTTCACCAAGATTTTTCATTACTCTGTGAGTTTCTTCCTGAATAGACTTATTATCCATTGATCCTGTTTCAGGTATCAAAGCAATTTGTCCGGAAATGTACAAGGTGTTGCCGGCTTTAACTGCCTGGCTGTAAGGGCCTATCGGGGCAGGCGCTGATTGACTGTTGATTATTATTTTAGCCATAATTTCTGAATTAGGGCCTAAAAATAGCTTAAAAAAGTTTTTTATCCGAAATAATGAACCTTTTGATATAAAAAAAGGGAACTATTTATGTTCCCTTTTCTAAATATTTTTATTCTACAGTTACCGATTTCGCGAGGTTTCTTGGCTGATCCACATTACAACCTCTCATTACTGCAATATGATAGGATAAAAGTTGTAACGGAACTACAGATACGATAGGCATCAAAAACTCATGTGTTCCAGGAACTTCAATCACAAAATCTGCCATAGCCTCAATTTGCTTATCCCCTTCTGTTACAATAGCTATTACTTTACCTTTTCTCGCCCGAACCTCCTGAATATTGCTTACAATTTTTTCATAAGTCTGATCTTTTGTAGCAATAACCATCACAGGCATTTCTTCATCAATTAGCGCAATAGGGCCATGTTTCATTTCTGCAGCGGGATATCCTTCTGCATGAATATATGAAATTTCCTTCAGCTTAAGCGCCCCTTCCAATGCAACAGGGAAATTAGCCCCTCTTCCAAGATAAAGGAAGTTACTTGCATCTTTAAATATTGATGAGATGTATTTGATCTGATCGTTAGTCTTCAGTGCCTTTTCAACTTTTGCTGGAAGATTCTCCAAATCAACCAAAAGCTGACGAAACAGACTCTCTTTGATAGTACCTCTTCTATGGCCAACAATAATAGCCATCATTGTAAGCACTGTAACCTGAGCTGTAAATGCTTTTGTACTGGCAACACCGATTTCAGGACCAGCATGCAAATATGCTCCTTCATGAGAAGCTCTCGCAATTGAAGAACCCACCACATTACAAACTCCAAATATAATTGCACCTTTAGACTTGGCAAGTTCAATAGCTGCAAGAGTATCAGCAGTTTCTCCACTTTGAGAAATTGCAATTACAACATCCCCTTCTTTTATGATAGGATTGCGATATCTGAATTCGGATGCATATTCTACTTCTACAGGTATGCGTGCAAATTCTTCGAAAATATACTCAGCGACCAGTCCTGCATGCCATGAAGTTCCGCATCCAAGAATGATAATTCTGTCTGCATTAACTAGTTTATTGAGATACTGTCTTATTCCCCCCAAGGCTAAGTGACCTTGTTCAGAAATCACTCTACCTCTCAAACAGTCTTTGATAGACTTAGGCTGCTCGAATATTTCCTTAAGCATAAAATGCTCATAACCGCCTTTTTCAATCTGGTCCAGTTCAAGATCAAGTCTATGAATATAAGGAGTCGTCTGAACATCCTCAATAGTCTTTATGTTTAAACGACCATCTTTAATTACAGCAATTTCAAGATCATTAAGATAAACAACCTCATTAGTATATTCAATGATAGGAGATGCATCAGAAGCAATAAAGAATTCCCCTTGTCCGAGACCAATAACCAAAGGACTACCTTTTCTTGCTGCTATCAATTGATTCGGATCATCTTTTGAAATAATGACGATTGCATAGGCACCAACTACTTTGGTAAGAGCAAGCCTCACTGCCTCTTCAAGAGAACACTGATTATTATCTCTGATGTCTTCAATAAAATGGATAAAAACCTCTGAATCTGTTTCACTCAAAAACACATGGCCTCTTTGTTCAAGATCCTTTTTAAGTGATGCATAATTTTCAATGATGCCATTATGAATGATGGCAAGATCTTTTTTGGAAGAAAAGTGAGGGTGGGCGTTCACATCATTAGGAACCCCGTGAGTTGCCCAGCGAGTGTGTCCTATACCTATATTACTATCAATTATTTGGTCCTTAAGGTATTCTTCAAGCTCGCTTACTTTACCTTTTTTCTTATAAACATTTAAATCTCCGTTTAAAAGAGCAATACCTGCGCTATCATAGCCTCTATATTCAAGTCTTTTAAGACCCTTTATTAAAATCGGAGAAGCTTCTTTATTTCCAACGTAAGCAACAATTCCACACATCTTAATTCAATGGGGTTTAAATTAACAGATCGATTTTTACTCTAACTTAATTTTACTTTACGATCGTATAATATATGTTCAATTTTATTCTGTCGGCCTCTACTGAAGTATCGTTTTTCAAAACAGATCTATCAAGGCTATAAAAATTTAGTGGTCCATTTTCAACTGAGTAATCACTATATTTTAAAATAGTCTCTGTAGCACCTACCAAAAATGGCCTCAATACTATTTTCTTATCTGCTACAGCCTGCAAATATGATCCTATAGAAAACTTGTAAAGATTATTCGTATAATCATAATTTGCAGTACTAGGATTTTCTGTTCCAAACAGGTAATACCCATTTGCCTGAACGGCAGCAGAAGCATTGTTAATCTTTAACATCTTACCGTTTTCTCCTGTCTGGTATAAATTTATTCGATTAACCGGATAACCAAATTTATAATTCTGATCAGCCTTTATTACAATTTCTGCTTTATTAATAATAATTTGTTCTCCATCCTTCATTTCTTTCAGGAAATTTTCAAGTCCGGGGAAAGAAAGCTTTGTCATGACACCTGTACCAGCCTGGACATATGACAAGTTTCCCGTAATCTCTGTTCCATAACTTTGATTACCTAATCCTGCCAAAGGAGTTCCTGACCTGTCGGCTTCAATAGTATAAAATTTCGGATTATTATAGCTTAAATTTAATGTTACTGAAGAGTAGGTTTTATCATTATGATAATAAATCTTCATTCCACTACCTGAAAACAAATAAAATCTCCTGACTACAGCGTCTTTATTTTCCGCAACCAGGGCAACTCCTTTGCAGTACACTAACAAAGCAGAGTCTGAAGTAATTCCATTTGCTATTATTCCTTTAGCAAAATCTTCATTTGTAAGCTTAACAGAAATGGATGCAGGCACTGTTTGGTTAGCCGGGAAGTTAAATGTTGCTAGTTTTTTACTTACATCATATGGAATTTCAGGAGAAGTCGCTTTATATACTATACCAGTGTCTAAACTTCCGGTCAATTGGTAAACGGAAATAGACTGATCTACCTGATTGGCAGGAAGAGTATCTCCGTAATAGCCAGCGGGCAGCAAAGTAAATACAGCGCTATCTAAAACAGGATTGTCTCCAAAACTGAAACTTCCTTTAATATTATATTTCAGCTGTCCAAAAGTTTTGCTAGTAATCCTCCCAAAAACCGGATCTTTTGATTGTCCGACCAGACCATATACATTAGTCAATACAGAATTCGATAAAATATTCAAAGTAACTATTCTAGAAGTAACTATTGAATCATTGACTAAAACCGTGCTGGTCTGAGCCTTTAATGAATCAGTAAAACTTAAGTCTGTCTGTATATCAGGAGGCTGTAAGCTATTTCCTATCCTTGATGGTTCTTTTTTACAGGAAAAAATAACAAGGGCTGCCAGCAGAAACAGCAGCCCTGATTTTTTAGTTAATAAGTTCATTATAAAAATTATAGTAGCTTTCAAAATTGTCGTCTTCCTCCAAAACATTAATTTTCTTCTCTTTTTCGAAGCTGTCAAAAAGTTTATTCAGGCTTTCGCTATAAGACTCTTCAGCCTTTAAAACTGCGTCAGCATATTCGATTCCCATTTTTACAAAACCTTCGAAATCAGCAGATTTCAAATGGGAGAGCATTTTATCCTCAATATCGAGCATTTTAACTTTTTCCAGCAGATCTTTATCAAACTTATAATTGAACGAATTATTATAAATTGTAAATACAGATTTTGTAGCCTTAAATACCGGATCTTGTTTGTATCTTGTTTTGAGGTAAAGAGGAATTAAACTTGTCATCCAATCATTACAGTGGATGATGTCAGGAGACCAGCCAAGTTTTTTTACAGTTTCGAGAACGCCTTTACAAAAGAAAATAGCTCTTTCGTCATTATCAGGGTAGAATTTATTTTCTTTATCAACGAAGACATGTTTTCTTTGGAAATAATCTTCATTATCAATAAAATAAACTTGAAGTTTTGCATTAGGGATTGAGGCAACTTTGATGATTAGAGGCTTCTCCTCATCGCCGACTGCGATGTTGATTCCGGATAACCTTACAAC includes the following:
- a CDS encoding NAD(P)-dependent oxidoreductase translates to MKTINIGILREGRIPTDRRVPLLPEQCRAISEKYPFVKFFIQPSPERCVKDSEYEALGFPLQEDLSCCHILFGVKEVPIPLLLHDKTYFFFSHTIKKQPHNKKLLQTIIEKRIRLIDYEVLTDKNGNRIIAFGRYAGIVGTYNAFYTYGQRYSLYDLKRAYACYDYAELKQELKKVNLPPIKIALTGGGRVSNGAIEILEELKIAKVSSSDFLTKNFPHPVYCQLRSSDYHKKRNGEPWSGEEFYTHPERFYSTFYKYEKVTDLLVAGAYWNPKAPALFTKEDMLRDDFNIKIIADITCDIDGSIPCTKRPSTINDPVYDYNPFTGELELAFSNHDNLTVMAIDNLPGELARDASKDFGRQLIENVLPNLLGEDKDRTIEKATITKAGKLTEKFEYLEDYVKG
- a CDS encoding glycosyltransferase family 2 protein translates to MYNNKKVVVVLPAYNAELTLKKTFDEIPFDIVDEVILVDDASKDQTAKVAREIGIKHVVVHTQNKGYGGNQKTCYDSALKLGADIVIMLHPDYQYTPKLIHAMTSIIGNDLYQVVLGSRILGKGALKGGMPMYKYIANRFLTLSQNLLINQKLSEYHTGYRAFSKTALEAIAYHKNSDDFVFDNQMLSQIFMAGFEIAEVTCPTKYFEEASSINFKRSSIYGLGVLKVSLTHFFHKLGIIKSPIYSK
- a CDS encoding ArnT family glycosyltransferase translates to MYLRYLPYYFIIALAGAVLFLPFLGSVHLFDWDEINFAESSREMITSGDYFRVQINYQPFWEKPPLFFWLQAASMHLFGFNEFAARFPNAIIGIITLLAIFKIGSKEFDLKFGLFWVMFYAGSFLPHFYFKSGIIDPLFNLCIFLGIYFLSLVASEDYQKSRKRSVEILLAGIFIGLGVLTKGPVAMLIALLASISFMVVRRKLGVFKFTEIAVFFFTAGLVAFLWFGLEIAKNGLWFLEEFIVYQIRLFKTQDAGHGGPFYYHFIILLLGCFPASLFVYKSFGKVYTDTHRQKDLKLWITISLLVVLILFSIVKTKIVHYSSFCYFPITFLAAYALYKIDTKKLRLKKYFNISFGVIGITVSLALILLPLFYKYKDKLPLDKLFPDRFARANMDAVVHWSGLESLAGVFYLIAVIVALVLITRNKVTSAAILICCSTMVVIELAMALIVPKVEKYSQAAAIEFFESLQGKDVYVEVVGYKSYAQYFYSQRKPGYNNGKPVDLNTLLTGNIDKPAYFITKVGREADLEKTPGVEKIGGENGFLFYRRLPK
- a CDS encoding phosphatase PAP2 family protein, with protein sequence MKNTGYFFFLFLLYLITGAVLLFLFFKGPIEIFVNQFHTPFLDEFFQIITMFGEGILPVCIIIILFFRKIYFGIVASISLIVSTIIVQSLKRTIFSDVLRPKAYLKDVPDLYYIENIEIYSLHSFPSGHSSGAFTLFMVLAYFAKNKFIQVFCFIMAFMVTLSRIYMMQHFFIDTYFGAAIGVLISALVIYYFENHSNLKNKPFANKPIYKLNS
- the gltX gene encoding glutamate--tRNA ligase; amino-acid sequence: MEREVRVRFAPSPTGALHIGGVRTALYNYLFAKKNNGKMLLRIEDTDQNRFVPGAEEYILQALDWIGIKLDEGIREGGPNGPYRQSERKAMYMQYALKLVEEGNAYYAFDTSEELDAMRERLKAAKVASPQYNAITRATMKNSLTLPEDEVKKRLASGDPYVIRLKVPRKEEVRLNDMIRGWVMVHSSSLDDKVLMKSDGMPTYHLANIVDDHLMGITHVIRGEEWLPSAPIHVLLYKFLGWEATMPQFAHLPLLLKPDGNGKLSKRDAEKHGFPIFPLNWEFANPEDGKTEKIIGFREEGYLPEAVVNFLALLGWNPGTQQELFTMDELIQAFSPERIGKSGTKFDINKAKWFNQQYLKAKTSDELSGYLTEQLNAKGIKFDASKISKIIELLKERVTFPKDFWEEGRFFFSKPEHYDTAVVNSKWTNEAVNIIVEFKDELKKESEVSADRAKDLLNQVLEKNGVKIGKMLQALRLAITGAGSGPDLMQIIEVLGAKETVSRIDSALQVLSEHVKA
- a CDS encoding RidA family protein, producing MAKIIINSQSAPAPIGPYSQAVKAGNTLYISGQIALIPETGSMDNKSIQEETHRVMKNLGEILKAAGLNYSNVVKSTIFVKDLNNFVAVNQVYGEYFTSEPPARETVEVSRLPKDANVEISCIAVAE
- the glmS gene encoding glutamine--fructose-6-phosphate transaminase (isomerizing), with the protein product MCGIVAYVGNKEASPILIKGLKRLEYRGYDSAGIALLNGDLNVYKKKGKVSELEEYLKDQIIDSNIGIGHTRWATHGVPNDVNAHPHFSSKKDLAIIHNGIIENYASLKKDLEQRGHVFLSETDSEVFIHFIEDIRDNNQCSLEEAVRLALTKVVGAYAIVIISKDDPNQLIAARKGSPLVIGLGQGEFFIASDASPIIEYTNEVVYLNDLEIAVIKDGRLNIKTIEDVQTTPYIHRLDLELDQIEKGGYEHFMLKEIFEQPKSIKDCLRGRVISEQGHLALGGIRQYLNKLVNADRIIILGCGTSWHAGLVAEYIFEEFARIPVEVEYASEFRYRNPIIKEGDVVIAISQSGETADTLAAIELAKSKGAIIFGVCNVVGSSIARASHEGAYLHAGPEIGVASTKAFTAQVTVLTMMAIIVGHRRGTIKESLFRQLLVDLENLPAKVEKALKTNDQIKYISSIFKDASNFLYLGRGANFPVALEGALKLKEISYIHAEGYPAAEMKHGPIALIDEEMPVMVIATKDQTYEKIVSNIQEVRARKGKVIAIVTEGDKQIEAMADFVIEVPGTHEFLMPIVSVVPLQLLSYHIAVMRGCNVDQPRNLAKSVTVE
- a CDS encoding DUF4270 family protein; this encodes MNLLTKKSGLLFLLAALVIFSCKKEPSRIGNSLQPPDIQTDLSFTDSLKAQTSTVLVNDSIVTSRIVTLNILSNSVLTNVYGLVGQSKDPVFGRITSKTFGQLKYNIKGSFSFGDNPVLDSAVFTLLPAGYYGDTLPANQVDQSISVYQLTGSLDTGIVYKATSPEIPYDVSKKLATFNFPANQTVPASISVKLTNEDFAKGIIANGITSDSALLVYCKGVALVAENKDAVVRRFYLFSGSGMKIYYHNDKTYSSVTLNLSYNNPKFYTIEADRSGTPLAGLGNQSYGTEITGNLSYVQAGTGVMTKLSFPGLENFLKEMKDGEQIIINKAEIVIKADQNYKFGYPVNRINLYQTGENGKMLKINNASAAVQANGYYLFGTENPSTANYDYTNNLYKFSIGSYLQAVADKKIVLRPFLVGATETILKYSDYSVENGPLNFYSLDRSVLKNDTSVEADRIKLNIYYTIVK
- a CDS encoding glycogen/starch synthase; the encoded protein is MSRLRILYVAAEINPFLQVTEVADFVRKLPQAMQEKGMEIRILIPRFGVINERKNRLHEVVRLSGINIAVGDEEKPLIIKVASIPNAKLQVYFIDNEDYFQRKHVFVDKENKFYPDNDERAIFFCKGVLETVKKLGWSPDIIHCNDWMTSLIPLYLKTRYKQDPVFKATKSVFTIYNNSFNYKFDKDLLEKVKMLDIEDKMLSHLKSADFEGFVKMGIEYADAVLKAEESYSESLNKLFDSFEKEKKINVLEEDDNFESYYNFYNELIN